From a single Oncorhynchus nerka isolate Pitt River linkage group LG11, Oner_Uvic_2.0, whole genome shotgun sequence genomic region:
- the LOC115137171 gene encoding high mobility group protein B1-like encodes MGKDPRKPRGKMSSYAYFVQTCRAEHKKKHPEASVNFAEFSKKCSERWKPMSPKEKGKFEDMAKQDKVRYEREMKNYIPPNGQKKKRFKDPNAPKRPPSAFFIFCADFRAKIKNEHPGLSIGDTAKKLGVMWNSSAAEEKKPYEKKAATLKEKYDKDIASYRTNGRVDTASSAAADDEEEDDEEDDDEDDDE; translated from the exons ATGGGGAAAGATCCTAGGAAACCGAGAGGCAAGATGTCGTCATATGCTTACTTCGTGCAGACCTGCAGGGCGGAGCATAAGAAGAAACACCCCGAAGCCAGTGTCAACTTCGCTGAGTTCTCCAAGAAATGCTCAGAGCGATGGAAG CCCATGTCTCCTAAAGAAAAAGGCAAGTTTGAAGACATGGCGAAGCAAGACAAGGTCCGCTACGAGAGAGAAATGAAGAACTACATCCCACCCAATGGCCAGAAAAAGAAGAGGTTCAAGGATCCTAATGCCCCCAAGAGACCACC GTCTGCGTTCTTCATCTTTTGTGCTGACTTCCGGGCCAAGATAAAGAATGAGCACCCAGGCCTGTCCATTGGAGACACTGCTAAGAAGCTGGGAGTGATGTGGAACAGCTCTGCAGCTGAGGAGAAGAAGCCGTACGAGAAGAAGGCCGCCACGCTGAAGGAGAAATACGACAAG GATATCGCCTCATACCGCACCAATGGTAGAGTGGATACGGCCTCCTCCGCAGCTGCTGACGACGAAGAAGAGGATGATGAGGAAGATGACGATGAGGATGATGACGAGTAG